A region of Catenibacterium mitsuokai DNA encodes the following proteins:
- a CDS encoding phosphoribosylformylglycinamidine synthase, with protein sequence MAKVYRVYVEKRKENAVEADSIKHDLMTRLGLTDISNLTVVNRYDLQGITEEVLEEGIPTILSEPMVDEVYREEYAIPEGAVSFAIEYLPGQYDARADACEQCFQLLTGEKGVKVKCAKLIVIEGVSSDELPAIKHYLINPVDSREASLEKPADLNDAVVEIKKVPVIEGFIGFTDEEVEALLEKMSLAMNFDDLKVTQNYFRDVEKRDPTETEIRVLDTYWSDHCRHTTFATVITDIDIANGAFKEILEKDVEKYKASRHVVYGVDTKRTLTLMDLATISMKELRKRGYLDDMEVSEEINACSVRLKVHTTDGDEDWLLMFKNETHNHPTEIEPFGGAATCLGGAIRDPLSGRAYVYQSMRITGAGDPRQKLEDTLPGKLPQRKICEEAAHGFSSYGNQIGLTTGFVHEVYDQGYVAKRMELGAVVAAAPEEQVKRLIPENGQIVLLIGGRTGRDGIGGATGSSKKHELKTTETAGAEVQKGNPVEERKIQRLFRNKEFSKKIVRCNDFGAGGVSVAVGELAPGLDINLDAVLKKYEGLNGTELAISESQERMAIVINECDKDFCIQAAHDENLEVVQVATVTDKNRLTMKYMGDTIVDISRDFLDEAGAKRYQDIHVELPDFDQAPFNPEAKENFTETTKEVLSRLSTASQKGLVERFDSSIGNGTVLSPFGGKTYRTETEGMAALIPVLGKETTTCSLMSYGYSPLISEWSPYHGAINAVVESVAKIIAMGGTWHTIRFSFQEFFEKLLNDPKRWGKPFSALLGAYRAQEELLLPSIGGKDSMSGSFEDLDVPPTLVSFAITGGDVHKVITPELKEAGHVLVEFMLPKDEFHVFDFEALRKQFDAVEALIQSGKAYSAYTVKDGGLVEAVYKMAFGNEIGVAFDDALTLNDLVEKNFGHIVVEVDNAEVVEGYENVRIIASTNEEKAVSYKGEKVTLDDAYEMNSAPLESVYPTTAKAPTTKVRTGGCNERGKMFASKKYDEVNVVIPVFPGTNCEFDSKRAFEKAGAKVQLVLIRNKTEEDIKKSVDELEKAIHNAQIMMLPGGFSAGDEPEGSGKFIATVLRNPRLKAAIDDLLDNREGLMIGICNGFQALVKLGLLPHGHIKDMSKDDPTLTFNTIGRHLSQMVTTRVSSVKSPWLANVELGDEHIIPISHGEGRFVAPQEVLDQLIDNGQVAFQYVDPNGNVTMESPYNPNGSMYGIEGIISEDGRVLGKMGHSERQGENRDLNIYGEMDQKLFEAGVKYFKGE encoded by the coding sequence ATGGCTAAAGTTTATCGCGTTTATGTAGAAAAAAGAAAAGAAAATGCGGTTGAAGCAGATTCTATCAAACATGATTTGATGACAAGACTTGGTTTAACTGACATTTCTAACTTAACAGTTGTCAACCGTTATGATCTTCAGGGTATTACTGAAGAAGTATTAGAAGAAGGTATTCCTACTATTCTTTCTGAGCCAATGGTAGATGAAGTATATCGTGAAGAATATGCAATTCCAGAAGGAGCTGTAAGTTTTGCGATTGAATATCTTCCAGGACAGTATGATGCTAGAGCTGATGCCTGTGAACAGTGCTTCCAGTTATTAACTGGTGAAAAAGGCGTTAAGGTTAAATGTGCAAAGCTTATTGTGATCGAAGGTGTTTCTAGTGATGAATTACCAGCAATTAAACATTATTTAATTAACCCTGTTGATTCTAGAGAAGCGTCTTTAGAAAAGCCAGCAGATTTAAATGATGCTGTTGTTGAAATCAAGAAGGTTCCAGTGATTGAAGGATTTATTGGTTTCACTGATGAAGAAGTTGAAGCATTACTTGAAAAGATGAGTCTTGCTATGAACTTTGATGACTTAAAGGTGACTCAGAACTACTTTAGAGATGTAGAAAAGAGAGATCCTACTGAAACTGAAATCAGAGTATTAGATACTTACTGGTCTGACCATTGTCGTCATACAACATTTGCGACTGTTATTACAGATATTGATATCGCAAATGGTGCATTTAAAGAAATCTTAGAAAAAGATGTAGAAAAATATAAAGCAAGCCGTCATGTTGTTTATGGTGTAGATACAAAGAGAACACTTACTTTAATGGATCTTGCAACTATTTCTATGAAAGAACTTAGAAAGCGTGGATATTTGGATGATATGGAAGTATCTGAAGAAATCAATGCATGTTCAGTTCGTTTAAAGGTTCATACAACTGATGGTGATGAAGATTGGTTATTAATGTTTAAGAATGAAACACATAACCATCCAACAGAAATTGAACCATTTGGTGGTGCTGCTACATGTTTAGGTGGTGCTATCCGAGACCCATTATCAGGTCGTGCTTATGTTTATCAGTCTATGCGTATTACTGGTGCTGGTGATCCTCGTCAGAAATTAGAGGATACACTTCCTGGTAAATTACCACAGAGAAAGATCTGTGAAGAAGCCGCTCATGGTTTCTCTTCTTATGGTAACCAGATTGGTTTAACAACTGGTTTTGTCCATGAAGTATATGATCAGGGTTATGTTGCTAAGAGAATGGAATTAGGTGCTGTTGTGGCAGCAGCTCCAGAAGAACAGGTTAAGAGATTAATTCCTGAAAATGGACAGATTGTCTTATTAATTGGTGGACGCACTGGTCGTGATGGTATTGGTGGTGCGACTGGTTCTTCTAAGAAGCATGAATTAAAGACAACTGAAACTGCTGGTGCTGAAGTACAGAAAGGTAACCCAGTTGAAGAAAGAAAGATTCAGAGATTATTTAGAAATAAAGAATTCTCTAAGAAGATTGTAAGATGTAATGACTTTGGTGCTGGAGGTGTCAGCGTTGCCGTTGGTGAATTAGCACCTGGTCTAGATATCAACTTAGATGCAGTATTAAAGAAATATGAAGGTTTAAATGGTACTGAACTTGCAATTAGTGAATCACAGGAACGTATGGCTATTGTCATCAATGAATGTGATAAAGACTTCTGTATCCAGGCAGCTCATGATGAAAACCTTGAAGTTGTACAGGTTGCTACAGTAACAGATAAGAACCGTTTAACTATGAAATATATGGGAGATACTATTGTAGATATCTCTAGAGACTTCTTAGATGAAGCAGGAGCTAAACGTTATCAGGATATCCATGTAGAATTACCTGATTTTGATCAGGCACCATTCAACCCAGAAGCAAAAGAAAACTTCACTGAAACAACTAAAGAAGTATTATCTCGTTTATCTACAGCTTCTCAGAAAGGCTTAGTAGAACGTTTTGACTCTTCTATCGGTAATGGTACTGTTCTTTCACCATTTGGTGGTAAGACATATCGTACAGAAACTGAAGGTATGGCTGCATTAATTCCAGTATTAGGAAAAGAAACAACTACATGTTCATTAATGAGTTATGGCTATAGCCCACTTATTTCTGAATGGTCACCATATCATGGTGCTATCAATGCAGTTGTAGAATCTGTAGCAAAGATCATCGCAATGGGTGGTACTTGGCATACAATTCGTTTCTCATTCCAGGAATTCTTTGAAAAGTTATTAAATGATCCTAAGAGATGGGGTAAACCATTCAGCGCATTATTAGGTGCTTATCGTGCTCAGGAAGAATTATTATTACCTTCTATTGGTGGTAAGGATTCTATGTCAGGTTCATTTGAAGACTTAGATGTTCCTCCAACTTTAGTATCATTTGCGATTACTGGTGGAGATGTACATAAAGTCATCACTCCTGAATTAAAAGAAGCAGGACATGTATTAGTAGAATTCATGCTTCCTAAGGATGAATTCCATGTATTTGATTTTGAAGCATTAAGAAAACAGTTCGATGCAGTAGAAGCATTGATCCAGTCTGGTAAGGCTTATTCAGCTTATACAGTTAAAGACGGTGGTTTAGTTGAAGCTGTTTACAAGATGGCATTTGGTAATGAAATTGGTGTAGCATTTGACGATGCATTAACACTTAATGATTTAGTTGAAAAGAACTTTGGACATATTGTTGTAGAAGTAGACAATGCAGAAGTTGTTGAAGGATATGAAAATGTTCGTATTATTGCTTCTACAAATGAAGAAAAGGCTGTATCATATAAGGGTGAGAAAGTTACACTTGATGATGCATATGAAATGAATAGTGCACCATTAGAATCTGTCTATCCTACTACAGCAAAAGCACCTACTACAAAAGTACGTACTGGTGGCTGCAATGAAAGAGGCAAAATGTTTGCTTCTAAGAAGTATGATGAAGTAAATGTTGTTATTCCTGTATTCCCAGGAACTAACTGTGAATTTGATTCTAAACGTGCATTTGAAAAAGCAGGTGCAAAGGTTCAGCTTGTTCTTATTAGAAATAAGACAGAAGAAGATATTAAGAAGTCTGTTGATGAATTAGAAAAAGCAATCCATAATGCACAGATCATGATGTTACCAGGTGGTTTCTCAGCTGGTGATGAACCTGAAGGTTCAGGTAAGTTCATTGCAACTGTATTACGTAACCCAAGATTAAAGGCTGCAATCGATGATTTATTAGACAATCGTGAAGGCTTAATGATTGGTATCTGTAATGGATTCCAGGCATTAGTAAAACTTGGTTTACTTCCTCATGGACATATTAAGGATATGAGTAAAGATGATCCTACTCTAACATTCAATACAATTGGACGTCATTTATCTCAGATGGTAACTACAAGAGTATCTAGTGTGAAGTCTCCATGGCTTGCTAATGTAGAGTTAGGTGATGAACATATTATCCCTATTTCTCATGGTGAAGGACGTTTCGTTGCACCTCAGGAAGTACTTGATCAGTTAATTGATAATGGTCAGGTAGCATTCCAGTATGTTGATCCAAATGGAAATGTGACTATGGAATCTCCATATAACCCTAATGGTTCTATGTATGGTATTGAAGGTATCATTTCTGAAGATGGTAGAGTATTAGGTAAGATGGGTCATTCTGAACGTCAGGGTGAAAACAGAGACCTTAACATCTACGGTGAAATGGATCAGAAGTTATTTGAAGCCGGCGTGAAGTATTTTAAAGGAGAATAA
- the purD gene encoding phosphoribosylamine--glycine ligase, whose translation MKVLVIGSGGREHAIAWKLKQSKHVTELYAIPGNPGMDAVCIPGSVEDMPFILKTVEEKGIDLTVIGPEVPLCMGLADYLEERGHKVFGPRKESAILEGSKAFSKDFMKKHNIPTAKYEEVTDYESAVKALDAFDLPVVVKADGLAAGKGVVICETKEQAKEELKVMLDGSAFGEAGKKVVLEEFLTGFECSLLCFVDHDTIIPMVSAKDHKQIYDNNEGPNTGGMGTVSPNPFLPEGMEGTFKEKILDPFMKALHEDHMDYRGVVFIGLMIKDQDVKVLEFNVRFGDPETQVILMRLDSDLYEVMYGCATNTLKDVDVKWKDEQATCVVLASGGYPGSYKKGKVITGLDHLPDDIVVFHAGTKRNENNEIVTNGGRVLNVCALGHDLEETRKKVYDAIENIHFDGMYMRKDIGLH comes from the coding sequence ATGAAGGTTCTTGTTATTGGTAGTGGTGGAAGAGAACATGCAATTGCCTGGAAATTAAAACAGAGTAAACATGTTACTGAATTATATGCTATTCCTGGTAATCCTGGTATGGATGCTGTATGTATTCCAGGTAGTGTAGAAGATATGCCTTTTATCTTAAAGACTGTTGAAGAAAAGGGTATTGATTTAACAGTGATTGGTCCTGAAGTACCATTATGTATGGGACTTGCTGATTATCTTGAAGAAAGAGGACATAAAGTATTTGGCCCTAGAAAAGAATCAGCTATTCTTGAAGGTTCTAAAGCCTTCTCTAAGGATTTTATGAAGAAGCACAATATTCCTACTGCAAAGTATGAAGAAGTGACTGATTATGAATCAGCTGTTAAAGCATTAGATGCATTTGATCTTCCTGTTGTTGTTAAGGCTGATGGTCTTGCAGCAGGTAAGGGAGTTGTAATCTGTGAAACAAAAGAACAGGCAAAAGAAGAATTAAAGGTTATGCTTGATGGCAGTGCTTTTGGTGAAGCAGGTAAGAAGGTAGTTTTAGAAGAATTCTTAACTGGTTTTGAATGTTCTCTATTGTGCTTTGTAGACCATGATACAATCATACCTATGGTATCTGCAAAGGATCATAAACAGATTTATGATAATAATGAAGGTCCTAATACTGGAGGTATGGGTACAGTATCACCTAATCCATTCTTACCTGAAGGTATGGAAGGAACTTTCAAGGAAAAGATTCTTGATCCATTCATGAAAGCTTTACATGAAGATCATATGGATTATCGTGGGGTAGTCTTTATTGGATTAATGATCAAGGATCAGGATGTTAAGGTATTAGAATTCAATGTTCGTTTTGGTGATCCTGAAACTCAGGTTATCTTAATGAGACTTGACAGTGATTTATATGAAGTAATGTATGGATGTGCGACAAATACATTGAAAGATGTTGATGTTAAGTGGAAAGATGAACAGGCAACATGTGTTGTTCTTGCAAGTGGAGGCTATCCTGGATCTTATAAAAAGGGTAAAGTCATTACTGGTTTAGATCATCTTCCAGATGATATCGTTGTCTTCCATGCAGGTACTAAACGTAATGAAAACAATGAAATCGTCACAAATGGTGGACGTGTATTAAATGTTTGTGCATTAGGACATGATCTTGAAGAAACAAGAAAGAAAGTCTATGATGCAATTGAAAACATTCATTTTGATGGCATGTATATGCGTAAAGATATTGGCTTACATTAG
- the purH gene encoding bifunctional phosphoribosylaminoimidazolecarboxamide formyltransferase/IMP cyclohydrolase, which translates to MKRALVSVTNKEGIVEFAKGLEELGFEVVSTGGTYKKLLEAGVKAIEIDDVTGFPEILDGRVKTLHPKVHGGILFRRDVEEHVKTVEEMGITPIDLVCCNLYEFEKALKAGKPMAEMIENIDIGGPSMIRSAAKNFKDVLIVTDPKDYDAVLEAIREDKTDFEFRMNLAYKAYSLTGSYDAMISRYFADQVHDEFPDILNISLKKTDHLRYGENSQQSANAYVDPYVQHSLLDYEQLHGKEISFNNVNDLYGAVACVREFGDQLVTVAIKHSTPCGVAIGKTGYESYKRAYEGDPTSIFGGIIAVNYKIDKETALEMKKTFLEIIAAPDFDDDALEVLEKKKNLRLLKLKNLDARDAKYDIKYLEGKALVQELNTKLIDEMKVVTKKQPTEAELSDMEFGLKVVKYVKSNAIVLVKDGCTLAVGGGQTSRIWALENAIHNNPDKDFHGAVLASDAFFPFSDCAQVADKAGIKAIVQPGGSVRDQESIDYCDEHDMTMVFNGYRHFRH; encoded by the coding sequence TTGAAAAGAGCGTTAGTATCAGTTACAAATAAAGAAGGTATTGTTGAATTTGCGAAAGGTCTTGAAGAATTAGGCTTTGAAGTTGTTTCTACTGGTGGAACATATAAGAAACTATTAGAAGCAGGTGTAAAAGCCATTGAAATTGATGATGTGACAGGTTTCCCTGAAATCCTTGATGGAAGAGTTAAGACACTTCATCCAAAAGTACATGGTGGTATTCTATTTAGAAGAGATGTAGAAGAACATGTCAAGACTGTAGAAGAAATGGGTATTACACCTATTGATCTTGTTTGTTGTAATCTCTATGAGTTTGAAAAAGCGCTTAAGGCTGGCAAGCCAATGGCTGAAATGATTGAAAATATTGATATCGGTGGACCTTCAATGATCCGTTCTGCTGCTAAGAACTTCAAGGATGTATTGATTGTTACTGATCCAAAAGATTATGATGCTGTATTAGAAGCTATTAGAGAAGATAAGACTGATTTTGAATTCAGAATGAATCTTGCTTATAAGGCTTATAGCTTAACAGGCAGCTATGATGCAATGATTTCTCGTTATTTCGCTGATCAGGTGCATGATGAATTCCCTGATATCTTAAATATTTCATTAAAGAAGACAGATCATTTACGTTATGGTGAAAACTCTCAGCAGAGTGCAAATGCTTATGTTGATCCATATGTTCAGCATTCTTTATTAGATTATGAACAGTTACATGGTAAGGAAATTTCTTTCAATAACGTGAATGACTTATATGGTGCAGTTGCCTGCGTAAGAGAATTTGGTGATCAGTTAGTGACTGTTGCAATTAAGCATTCAACACCTTGTGGAGTTGCTATTGGTAAGACTGGTTATGAATCTTATAAGCGTGCTTATGAAGGTGATCCAACTTCTATCTTTGGTGGAATCATCGCTGTAAACTATAAGATTGATAAGGAAACTGCTTTAGAAATGAAGAAGACTTTCTTAGAAATCATTGCAGCACCTGATTTTGATGATGATGCTTTAGAAGTATTAGAAAAGAAGAAGAACTTACGTTTATTAAAGCTTAAGAATCTTGATGCACGTGATGCTAAGTATGATATTAAGTATCTTGAAGGTAAAGCACTTGTTCAGGAATTAAATACTAAGCTTATTGATGAAATGAAAGTAGTAACTAAGAAACAGCCAACAGAAGCTGAATTATCTGATATGGAATTTGGTTTAAAGGTTGTTAAATATGTTAAGTCTAATGCGATTGTATTAGTGAAAGATGGATGTACTCTTGCAGTAGGTGGAGGACAGACTTCACGTATCTGGGCATTAGAAAATGCAATTCATAATAATCCTGATAAGGATTTTCATGGTGCTGTATTAGCAAGTGATGCATTCTTCCCATTTAGTGATTGTGCACAGGTGGCTGATAAAGCAGGCATTAAGGCTATTGTACAGCCTGGTGGATCTGTTCGTGATCAGGAATCTATTGACTATTGTGATGAACATGATATGACAATGGTCTTCAATGGTTATAGACATTTTAGACACTAA
- the purN gene encoding phosphoribosylglycinamide formyltransferase, translated as MLNIAVCVSGGGTDLQSIIDACEAGKINGQIRLVISNRKKAYGLERARLHGIQAEWIKDEDEILKRFEEEKIDVVVLAGYLAIVGDKLLAQYKNRIINIHPSLIPSFCGPGFYGMHVHEAVFKRGVKVSGATVHFVTGEVDGGPIILQRAVDISDLETPEDIQARVLEIEHEILPEAVALYCEGRVSVENERVKIS; from the coding sequence ATGCTAAACATAGCTGTATGCGTATCTGGTGGTGGAACTGATCTTCAGTCCATCATCGATGCGTGTGAAGCCGGAAAAATCAATGGACAGATCCGTCTGGTTATTTCTAACCGTAAGAAGGCTTACGGTTTAGAAAGAGCCCGTCTTCATGGTATTCAGGCAGAATGGATCAAGGATGAAGATGAGATCTTAAAGAGATTTGAAGAAGAGAAGATTGATGTTGTTGTATTAGCAGGCTATCTTGCTATTGTGGGAGATAAGTTACTTGCACAGTATAAGAATCGTATTATTAATATTCATCCCTCACTTATTCCATCTTTCTGTGGTCCTGGATTCTATGGAATGCATGTCCATGAAGCGGTGTTTAAAAGAGGTGTGAAGGTGTCAGGTGCAACTGTTCATTTCGTTACTGGAGAAGTGGATGGTGGACCAATCATCTTACAAAGAGCGGTTGATATTTCAGACTTAGAGACTCCTGAAGACATTCAGGCACGTGTCTTAGAAATCGAACATGAAATCTTACCAGAAGCTGTTGCTTTATATTGTGAAGGACGTGTTTCTGTAGAAAATGAAAGGGTGAAGATCAGTTGA
- the purM gene encoding phosphoribosylformylglycinamidine cyclo-ligase — MDYKKAGVDIEAGYKSVELMKKHVKATMRPEVLGGIGGFAGAFDLSKIKDMEEPVLLSGTDGCGTKVKLAFVMDKHDTIGIDAVAMCVNDIACSGGEPLFFLDYIACGKNYPEKIATIVKGVAEGCIQSECALVGGETAEHPGLMPVDDYDLAGFAVGVVDKKDIIDGSTIKPGDALVGIASTGVHSNGFSLVRSVFDMTKESLDTYYDELGTTLGEALIAPTKIYVKALKSVKNAGIKVKGCSHITGGGFYENLPRMLPDGVKAVVKKDSYKVPPIFGLIAKAGNVEEKMMYNTFNMGLGMVLAVDPADVEKTIEAINAAGYESYEVGYIAEGEKGAELC; from the coding sequence ATGGATTATAAAAAAGCTGGAGTAGATATTGAAGCAGGTTATAAGTCAGTGGAATTAATGAAGAAGCATGTTAAGGCTACTATGAGACCAGAAGTACTTGGTGGTATTGGTGGTTTTGCGGGTGCTTTTGATTTAAGCAAGATCAAGGATATGGAAGAACCAGTTCTTTTATCAGGTACTGATGGATGTGGTACAAAGGTTAAGCTTGCTTTTGTAATGGATAAACATGATACAATCGGTATTGATGCAGTTGCAATGTGTGTTAATGATATTGCTTGTTCAGGTGGAGAACCTCTATTCTTCCTTGATTACATTGCATGTGGTAAGAACTATCCTGAAAAGATTGCGACTATCGTTAAGGGTGTTGCTGAAGGATGTATTCAGTCTGAATGTGCTCTTGTTGGTGGTGAAACTGCAGAACATCCAGGTTTAATGCCTGTTGATGACTATGATTTAGCTGGTTTTGCAGTAGGTGTTGTAGATAAGAAAGATATTATCGATGGTTCTACAATCAAGCCTGGTGATGCTTTAGTTGGTATTGCATCTACTGGTGTACATAGTAATGGATTCTCTTTAGTACGTAGCGTATTTGATATGACTAAAGAATCTTTAGATACTTATTATGACGAATTAGGTACTACTTTAGGTGAAGCTTTAATTGCTCCTACTAAGATTTATGTAAAAGCATTAAAGAGCGTAAAGAATGCTGGTATCAAGGTTAAGGGATGCAGCCATATTACTGGTGGAGGATTCTATGAAAACCTTCCTAGAATGTTACCTGATGGTGTAAAGGCTGTTGTTAAGAAGGACAGTTATAAAGTACCTCCTATCTTTGGTTTAATTGCTAAAGCAGGAAACGTTGAAGAAAAGATGATGTACAACACATTCAATATGGGATTAGGTATGGTTCTTGCTGTTGATCCAGCAGATGTTGAAAAGACTATCGAAGCAATCAATGCTGCTGGCTATGAAAGCTATGAAGTAGGTTATATTGCTGAAGGTGAAAAGGGAGCAGAATTATGCTAA
- the purC gene encoding phosphoribosylaminoimidazolesuccinocarboxamide synthase, giving the protein MEKKELMYEGKAKEIFATDNEDVILMHYKDDATAGNGVKHDQFAGKGVLNHTISGIIFDMLEEAGIKTHMIEKLNDTDDLVKKVEIFPLEVIVRNITTGSFCKRLGAKEGVVLAEPIFEISYKNDEYGDPLINEDHAVALGLCTRDEYNTIKSETLKINELLKAFFLRLNLKLVDFKIEFGKTKEGEIVLADEISPDSCRLWDVDTNKKYDKDVFRQDIGDLIETYKAVLARMEK; this is encoded by the coding sequence ATGGAAAAGAAAGAATTAATGTACGAAGGAAAAGCTAAGGAAATTTTTGCAACTGATAACGAAGATGTTATCTTAATGCATTATAAGGATGATGCAACTGCAGGTAATGGTGTAAAACATGATCAGTTTGCTGGTAAAGGTGTATTAAACCACACTATTTCAGGTATTATCTTTGACATGTTAGAAGAAGCTGGTATCAAGACTCATATGATTGAAAAGTTAAATGATACTGATGATTTAGTTAAGAAAGTAGAAATCTTCCCACTAGAAGTAATTGTGCGTAATATTACTACAGGTTCTTTCTGTAAGAGACTTGGTGCTAAGGAAGGTGTTGTTTTAGCAGAACCAATTTTTGAAATTAGTTATAAGAATGACGAATATGGTGATCCATTAATCAATGAAGACCATGCTGTAGCTTTAGGTCTTTGCACTAGAGATGAATATAACACTATCAAATCTGAAACATTAAAGATCAACGAATTACTTAAAGCTTTCTTCTTAAGATTAAACTTAAAGCTTGTAGATTTCAAAATCGAATTTGGTAAGACTAAAGAAGGCGAAATCGTATTAGCTGATGAAATTTCACCAGATTCTTGCCGTTTATGGGATGTAGATACTAACAAGAAGTATGACAAAGACGTATTCAGACAGGATATCGGTGACTTAATTGAAACTTATAAAGCAGTTCTTGCAAGAATGGAAAAATAA